The Astyanax mexicanus isolate ESR-SI-001 chromosome 21, AstMex3_surface, whole genome shotgun sequence genome contains the following window.
TGTGTTAATTATCATCACTGTAACTTTTCTCTGTTTCAGGATCAGCTGTTGTTCATCGTGGTTCAGGACCGTGGttcatcactctgtgtgtagCACTGCTGACCATCACACTGCAGATACTACCATAATCATCACACATAATATATTAACTTATCAAATTATTAATGTGTCTCAGTATCtattacataatatattaatatatctacAGTTATAGGAAAtactattttttctttattagattatttaattaattcaattgGTGTATTAACGATGATAAAATGATGCATATATTATATCTGTATTTATCTGATCTGTGTTTATGATTTTTGGAATTATAGGTCTAACATTCTGAACTGATTATGAACATGAATACTGGACTGGGATGTAATTAACAAGTTCAATTAAGTGAGAAACAAAATTAATGTGATTATTATATATGCATGATGAAATGTTGAATAATGATTTCTTATTAATGTAATCTTTATTACGAAAATTATTTTTCAATCtcaataaatgatattattattaattattatctcAGTGAGTTCTCTCAGTTTGTATCAGTTTTTAGAGTAACCGATTGTGTGATTACTCACAAGTCTTGCAgtacaaatgtaatatttacttACTTCCCAGCATTAGGGGATCTGTGTGCATTATCATCTGAGTCCAGGAGAGGGAGCCAAACACCCACTGCAGTAGAAATGACCCAAACAATGACTCAACCACAGACTCAgggttggtttcccagacagggattagggcTAGTCTGTAGTCAGTGGGAAATGTCCAGTTGAAATTCTGTGTCTAAGAAATTTAAACCTGTAGTAATCCATTAATAATCTAACCCAGAATcctatatttttaattttcttttcaaAACATCACTGCCATTCCTAGTTTGGTCTGATTGTATGACTCAAAGATATATAGTGATGGTGggtactaatgagtgggttgggtaattgagcgtgtaaattggggagaaaattaaaaataaatattaaaaaccaGAAGAATAACACGCAaccaaccacctgagacaccacagcagccaccaatCAACATCTATGCTACTATTAAGCAACTACCTGAAATGCCATCTAATCTGTATTAAGAAATTATAAATTCATCCATATATTTCCATTGTTCTAAAAAGAGATTAAGCCTGGTCTTTTAACAAAAGTAGATTTTTCAATGAaaggaaaatgtttttaattatttaacattttaggtAAATTCAATATAAGCCTTACTGAGAATCTACAGCATGCAGACGTTTGTGTACAtacacagctctaaaaaaaatgaaggtcgcacttctgtttctgaatcagtttctctgattttgctatttataggtttatgtttgagtaaaatgaacattgttgttttattctataaactacagacaacatttctcccaaattacaaataaaaatattctcatttagagcatttatttacagaaaatgagaaatgactgaaataacaaaagatgcagagctttcagacctcaaatagtgcaaagaaaacaagttcatattcataaagtttttgaatcttggcatcatgttctcctccaccagtcttacacactgcttttggataactttatgctgctttactcctggtgcaaaaattcaagtagttcagtttggtggtttgatggtttgtgatcatccatcttcctcttgattatattccagaggtttttaatttagtaaaatcaaagaaactcgtcattttaaaACAGTATAACTCTGCAGTGATTAGTACTTACTGTTTTGTACCACAATACTGTCAGTAGAGGGCAGCAGAGTTCCATTCTTATATTTTCTACTGATCTGAAATATCTGAATCAGAATATCTCACCCACAACTCTATAAGCTCTATattctctatactctctataatgGCCACAGAAAAAGCACTGATCAATAGAACTGAACCTGTATCTGGAGATACTGAAGTAAAGTAAACTCTGTTATCTGAAACTACACAGTTCCTAACCAACTACTTAGAATAGcacagcaaccactttgcaagGACCACCAAaccaccggataccatagcaactgccacgCAACAAACACCACAGCCTAGCAATGACCTAGCAAAGGCATTGCAAACTTAATAAACACCTATAAACCACTTACTCTTGCAggtccatagcaaccacctgggataatacagcaaccacatagcaacacaatGGAAGTGATCTAGAGTGCCATAATAGTGGTGGATAGTAGCAGTCTAGTAACAGATGCATCTGTTTACACATAAATTTGTTGCAAATTTTGCCACTTTAAATGCAAATACTCTAGAAACACCCAACAaccacactggataccacagcaatTACTGTGGATACCATAGCAGCTGTAAAGTGACTACCAACCAACATCCTTAAAGCTATGAAGGAATTCCagaaaaaccatagcaaccacctaaacgCACTGTAGCACCCATCTAGTTtctacttagcaacactatagaaacAAATGCCTGGAGGTAGAATAGACTGTTCTGCATTTCCTTCAGGAGCTGCATTTTATCAGCTAATATTTAGCCTCAAACGCTGATATTATGGTTTGGTTGGTATCAACAGAAAGAACACAGAACCAGGTCTTTATTGGACCAGTATGTGAGAGTCAGCAGtgaaaaataaaacttttgttACTTTTATTAATGATCTTTAGGAGGTGTAAGTTCCTTTCTGTCCACACCACTACAGCTCTTCTGTTTACCGGCAGCACTATATCTAAAATTGATCTTAGCCCTGAGTTAAAATATCAGCTGCACGGCGCTCCCCTGTGGTTTATTGAGGGCATTAATAAAATCAGTAGCTATTTCTGGTTTCCTTATCGTTCCAGTTTCTGCAGAGAGAGATGacattaaaacatgaaataaCTCCAGCTTCAGCAAAATGTCTCTGTATACAGTAACACTAAAAATGCTGCTACAGcttccagctaacagagaacattagaaGAATGCTTAGCAGTGTGTAGAaaagattaagattaaaaaaatgattagaaaataaaatgaaGATACACTCTAAAGAAGTGGGTGTGGCTGGAGCATATCATCTCTGAAAGTCcagtgatgctggagaagatgaaactaaaacttcatgtgaagctctgctAGTGGGTTAAAGTGAGGCATTTATCCGTAACAACACAAacactgtaccaactgttaaacatggtggtgggagcattatACTCTTGGGTTGTTCTTTTGCTGGtgaaactgtttttgtttttatggaTATAATTAATGAAAAGTGTTTTATGTATTGAAAATTCCATAATGAAGGTTCTGTACTCGTGTAAATGAGGCTAAATCAGAGAGTAATGATGAGTTCCTCAGGTGGAATTCACTATTGCTTCTATCGCTGTAAAAGAGATACTATATACCCTACATAACAGCCGACATTGATTGTGGGCATGGCAGTGGGTGGAGCCCATACATTGATTGGCACTCAGGCTGATGATGTTTGCTTTGTGCGTCGTGAATCACACCAATCGCAGATTAGCATTGATCCGCCCAATTACGGCCAATTAAAGCGTCCGATCCTGCAGCGGACAGTGGCGGAGATGCTTTATCGATTTCAGTAGAGTGTATCTCCTTctgctggaacacacacacacacacacacacacactggagaaTTTACACCAGCAATCAGACATGGGTCTGCAGGTCAATAAGTGTGTTTACGAGGCTCTCTGGTGGCGGTCAGCGCCGTTAGATTGGCGATGACACCGAGTCATTTCTCTCCACACTGCAAACCAAACAATTACACCTCACCACCATCAAACAGGAACATCAAAGGAAATATATAACTATATGACATAAATTAAAGAGGAATTCAGTAACTATTGTTCATATGTAGTATCTTCCAGACACGAGTACATGCTTCATATTTCTGCAGAtgttttattatatctttattttatagGAAACTCTGTAGAAATGAAACGGATATAGGTATAGTATAAGtttaaaacacactctaatatctaaaatgacaatatttttttaataaacgtTATTTTCCAGCATTGCCTGAACTCTTTAAGTTTACCACTGTAATtctcttccactcctccatgatgatATCATGGATCTGTTAAAGGTGGAGGTTTGAGACATTacctcctccaccttctgcttAAGGATGCCCCATAGATGCATAATAAGATTAAGGTCTGAAGACTCACCCGGTCAATCCCTCTGCAGGTCAGTTGGAGATGTACTGGAGGTGTGATTTGGGTTGTTATCGTGTTTCTGAAGGAAGGGGTTCATGCAGATCAtgctaaaacaaattaaaaattaaaataaagaagatAAACTCATTTGAAAACACATTTGAAACAGTCACAGGCTGTCTGATGCTGcctagaaactaaaagtttaaaatggttcagtgatcccagcgagctgagctttatCGTTTTCTGTAGTGAAACTGCTGGTCTTCAGTAAACTGTTTCAGGCTTTCTTGtgtatcagcttcagaagaggctctcTTCTAGTCCAGTTCCAGGCAGACAGAGTTAATGCCTCTGTGTGTGCAGGACATATGATCTGAACGCTGCAGGCCGAGCTCacacttcttcaacctctgcagcaatagtGGCAGAACTCATACGTCTATTATTTAAAGATAATCTCCAGGAAGTAAACCACCCAAACGTAGCCTCGGAGATCCTGTTTATAGGGCAGCAGATCAATGCCCTGTTTTATAACAGTTCACTgcatttatcatttatataaCAGTTTAATAAACATCATAGAACATCAtacatctctcacacacactgtacacacacagtcCAATTTTCTCGAACTTTCTTCTAAAAGAGCCCACCCTCgtagtacaacacacacacacacacacacacacacacacacacacacatatatacacagtcCACAGTGTGTCCTAATGAAGCCCTCAGGGTCCCCAGTAGAGCTTCTGTCTAAGAGATACATgcctcagtacacacacacacactcacttgtgACATAAACTATATCTTCCACATCCCTGCAGTAAACCAGCTACCATCCAAAATCTCTGTTTCCATTGGCcatttaccatatatatatatatatttaataaacaggTCAGGCTGtgtttatatatagattttttttatttatttcaaaggtAATCAATACATTTACACATCAATAACcataaataaaaccaaataaactgAACAGCGATTGGTTTAAACACAGCCCGTCCTGTACACCTCCGACCtgctgatatacagtatatataacccAAAACAAACTACAGGACGTCTAAACatatcataaataattaaattaataaaaatatcctTATTTACAATTaatacagtcagagagagagcgagatgcACTAATGACcttataataatttaaacaatgGTAATTATTTGTACTGGTAACATATGGCGTGTGTATAATGGTAATGTATATTGCGTATATAATGATAATGTACAGttaatgtactgtgtgtgtataatggTAAATGCACAGTATAATGTGTATAAGGGTAATGTATAATGATAATTTACAATATATGTATAGCAATAATATACACATTGTGTATAACTGTAATGTACAGTATCATGTGTTTAATGGTAATAAATTGGGTGGTAATGTACGGTGCAGGTTTTATGGTTGTTAATAGTgtgtaaataatgataaaatacagCATGTGTATAACGGTAacatacagtgtatgtgtgtgtgtgtataatggtaATGTACAGTATCACTACAAAGGTTATGTACAAAATGTGTATAATGATAATTTACAGTATGCGTATAACACTAATATAGAGTGTGTTTGCTTTTATAAAggttatatatagtgtgtgtataaagaTTAAAGTACTGTAGTGGGCGAAGGCTGGGTTTGCTGTGAATACGTATACAACAGTAACTGAAGGTATATAAGTGTATATTTGAGAtacagactctggtctctgatgATGGGGTTTAGGAGTTGAGGAATCAGCTGCAGACGTTTGTGCTGGAATATTTGATTTATCGTCACTGCCAgagaaaaaccttgtatctccaaaatctCTGTAAGTGTGTGAGCTGTGTTCTGATGTATATATTGGTGCTACAGTTCACAGCTAGAGCAGGAAGCAGAAAAGCCTGCCTTCTGTTCCCGAGCAAAAAGTATAGATTTTAACTGAAAGGATATTTTTTAAAAGGCAGAATTGATTTGTTTCCTCAGAGTTAAATAAATAGTGGAGAGCTAGAACcataactgaaataaataataattacatttaacgCTCAACGTTTTCCAAAACCTGCCGCTACCCACAATTTTACACAGCTAGATACAGGAAGACAGATATAAATGGAGTGATGGGGTGTTAGCGATTAGCATCAGCccgagaaagaaaaagaaatgtgaaCAGatcagagacagaaaaaaaataattatagtgAGAAACGTGTACTGTTGTTACAAAACTTAACTTTAACAGTAACATATTACCAGACTGAATTTACATTGTGAACTGTAACATGTAATTAAAGCTAACGCTTAAGAGGAGACTGCAATATGCTACAATGTAGTGATACAGTAAGAGATATCTTTGTTTCATGTAAATTTTACATTACAGTTATAAACTGTAACAGAGTACAGTGAAGTGTTACATAATGTGTAACAAACAAACTGTAAACGCTTTGTTAAGCTTTATGTCAGAAAGTATAACACTGCAGATTAATGTCAAATTGTAACATATCTCAACATAATGCAACATATTGTAATATAGCGCAGTAGTGTTacataatagatagatagatagatagatagatagatagatagatagatagattgatagatagatagatagatagatagatagatagatagatagatagatagatagatagatagatagatagatagatagatagattgatagatagatagatagatagatagatagatagatagatagattgatagatagatagatagatagatagatagatagatagatagatagatagatagatagatagatagatagatagatagatagatagatagatagatagattgatagatagatagatagatagatagatagatagatagatagattgatagatagatagatagatagatagatagatagatagatagatagatagatagatagatagatagatagatactttattgatccccgaggggaaattcttgaataaTACTCAGCAGCTTTGATAAATGTAGCAAAAAGAGAGAAGGATTAACacatttaaatttgattaatgttATAAACTGTAACAGTGAAGTGTTACAGTACGCCCAAAGTCTAAATGCTTCAGTTTAGCTTTATGTCAGGAAGTGTAACATAATGCAATTTAGTGCAACATGGCTTTATAATGTGTACATTAATGTCATGAATTGTAATATTCATGATAAAGTGTTACATAACGTCAAAAGTGTAACAACTTTGTAAACTATAACAGAATGTAACAGTGTAGTAAAGTCTAACCTTTCTGAACTGCAGGTTTAATAAACTGTAACAAAGTGTAGCTTCATGTCTTTAActgtagagagacagagagagagagagtgatggagagagagagcagggtggAGGACAGCAGGGTGAGGGGACGGTGCAGGTGGGCGGGGCCTGTGCTGGAGAGGCGGCGCCGAATTCGAGGGCCGTTACACAGTGGGGTGTTACAGCAAGTGATGCAGACCGAGTTCAGCTTCCCCGTACAGAACTGCTGATATCCCGACGACGCGATAAGACACGCCCCCGACGATGCACACGACTTCCTGTAGTGGATTcctgcaacacaaacacacacagtatagtacagtatagtatagtatataatagtgatagtgatagtacAGTATTGTATGGTATATAAAAGTGATAGTGATTagacagtatagtacagtacataaGAATGATAGTAATAGAACGGTATAGTATagcttcctccggaagctgagaaaggcccgtctccctccacccatcctcacactcttctatagagggaccattgagagcatcctgagcagctgcatcactgcctggtttgggacctgcaccgtctctgaccgcaagaccctccagcgtattgtgaggacagctgagaggatcatcggcctctctctcccctccatcacggacatttacaccacccgcagcatccgcaaagcaaccagcattgtgaacgaccccacccatccctcacacgaactgttctccctcctgccttcgggaagaaggtactgcagcatccggtccagcacgaccagattctgcaacagcttctacccccaagccatcagactcctcaactgcagagactgaactgatggtttttctgtacatgcacacacactcttaccccacttaccccagaaaatggaagcactaaaaaccctactacctcactggactctattgcacactgtgtaatagaggtaaatactacctcactggactctattgcacactgcataatttgcacactgtcttgttatttattattctttg
Protein-coding sequences here:
- the LOC103037037 gene encoding ly6/PLAUR domain-containing protein 1-like → MSGTPPPLPFWRMLVCVSILVLLLGAGAGLQIQCYQCEEVQQDECSSPEFIVNCTVNVQDMCQKEVLVMEDGIHYRKSCASSGACLIASSGYQQFCTGKLNSVCITCCNTPLCNGPRIRRRLSSTGPAHLHRPLTLLSSTLLSLSITLSLSVSLQLKT